The Hymenobacter swuensis DY53 genome includes the window GTGTAGTTTTAGCTGTTAGCCAGTAACAAAAAGGCCCGCCGGATTCATCCGGCGGGCCTTTTTGATTTTAAAAGAACGTCATGCTGAGCGAAGGCGCAGCCGCAGTCGAAGCATCTCTACCGCTGGCTAATCGACCTGATTACACCGATTACCGCTCCATAGCCCAGGGTTTAAACCCTGGGCTACTGAACCGCCCAAACGAAGCAGTAGAGATGCTTCGACTTCGCCTCCGGCTTCGCTCAGCATGACAGTTACTCTAGTAACGTCAGCACGCGAGATTCCTCACTGCACTCGGAATGACGTGCTGGTGGTGCCGTGCTGGCAGCAACGCTCTAATACGCTGCTGTGAACCGCTGGCGGCTGTGTTTGGGCTGCTCTACTTCGTCGAGAATTACCACGGCCAGGTCTTCGCCCGACATAATGCTGCGGCCTTCCTCGTTGAACACCGGGCTTTCGGTGCCGAGGCGGTAGTGGCCAGTGCGGCCGGTGTCGATGCCGGGGTGCATTTCGATGGCGGGGCTGAGGAACGTCCAGTCGAGGGTATCGTTGGTTTTCAGCTCGTTGTGGTAGTCGCGGGCGGCCTGGGCGCCGGGCTTGATGTCGGCGGGGAAGTCCGGGCCGTCGACCAGCTGCTGGCCGTTGATGTAGAGGCTGCCGGCCCCGCCGATGGCCACCAGCCGTGCTACGCCCGATTTTTCGGTGGCGGCTTCGATGGCGCGGGCGCCTTCCAGGAAATCATTGTACAGGTTGGGGTTGGTCCAGCCCGCGCTGAAGGCGTTGATGACCACGTCGTGGCCGGCCAGCTGGCGGGCGGTTTCATCGACATGGGTTACGTCGCCAGTTACCACGGTCAGATGGTCGGAGGTCTGGGCGAGTTTGGCGGGGTCGCGCACGAGGGCCGTTACGTGGTGGCCGCGTTGCAAAGCTTCGGCCAGGATGCGGGAGCCAACAAAACCAGTGGCACCGATGAGGGCAATTTTCATGGAAGTAAAGGGTAAAGAGAAAAAGAAACACGTTGTAACCAATACGGTTACAATCAGGCGCAAAAAAAAGTCAGGAAATAAGAGCTTTGGCCGCAATGTCGGTGGTGACCTGCTGCAGGGTGGTGTGGGCCAGCACCTGCTCCAGGGCCGTCTGGGCGCGCTGCAGCGTGTCATCCAGCGCCGACTGAATATGGCGGCCCACCAAGCAGGCCGGGTTGGGCTTGTCGTGGACGCTGAACAGCTGGCCTGCCTCCACCACTTCCACGGCCCGGTATACCTCCAGCAGCGTGATGGTGGCCGGCTGGCGCGTGAGGAACGTACCGCCCGAAGCCGGCCGCACTTCCACCAGACCGGCCTTCTTGAGCTGCCCCAGAATCCGCCGAATCACTACCGGATTGGTGTTCACGCTGCCCGCCATGCGCTCCGAGGTCAGCGGCACGCCATCCTGCTCCGGCAAAGCCAGCAGGGAAAGCACATGGACGGCGACGGAAAAACGGCTGCTGATCTGCATAATCTGAAAGAGGAAACCCCGGCGAGACGGTCGTGGCTTCCGGGACTTGGTGCGACAAAGGTAGCATTGTAACCACTGAAGTTACAACCAGGTTCAAAAAAAAGCGGCCGAAGCCGCTTTTGCGTCTGAGTGGCGCGTTATTGCTCGGTAGCGGCCAATTCGTCGCGCTGCTTTTTGGGCAGGGATGCGCGCACCAGGTCGTATGAATGGTCGATCAGCTCGCGCAGTTGCCGCTCCGGCGCGCCCGTCCCGATGAGCACCGTGTTCCAGTGCTTCTTGTTCATGTGGTAGCCGGGCAGCACGTACTCGTGCTGCTCGCGCAGCTCCTGGGCGCGCTCCGGGTCACACTTGAGGTTGATGCTGCCGAAGGTTTCGATGTCGGTGAGGGCAAACACTTTGCCGCCGACTTTGAACACCAGCGTTTCGGGGCCGAAAGGCGTTTCTTCGGTCACGCCGGCTTTGAGCAGGCAATAGTCGCGGAAGTCTTCGATGTTCACTCGGAGAGTTGTCAGGTGGTGGGTGTCAGTTGTTAGGTGTCAGTTGCCAGTCAGGATACCTTACAGCAACCCCTGACAACTGGCAACCATCACCTGACAACTAAATTACCGGATAAACCAGCGGTAAATCAACACGATGAGGCCCACCAGAAACATGGCCATGCTCAGCTTATTGATGAAGTGCATGGTGCGCAGGTTGAAATTGGTGTGGCGCGTGGGGTCGTTTTTGCGGAAAAAGTACCCGAGCATCGGGCCGAAATTAAACAGGTCTTTACGCATGAGGCAGTTGGATTCGGGTTCGGAAAGATAACACCCGGGCCCCGGAAAAGATTTGCCCGCGGGCTGTAAACTGGCAGCGTGTGGCGTAGAGACGCAATAGCTGGAGTCTCGTCGTTGAACGGCCGGCACCTTGATGTTTTGACCACTAGACCGTCATGCGCAAGGCCGTCATACTGAGCCTGTCGGAGCATCTCTACCGCTTCGTTGAATCGGTGCAGGCGAAGCGGTAGAGATGCTTCGGCAAGCTCAGCATGACACGTTCCAAGGGGTCGTGTAAACGGCTCCAACGTCAGCAACGACGAGACTCCAGCTATTGCGTCTCTACAACCTGGCTACCCCCGAAACAGGTTCTCAATGCGCTGCTGGTTGTTTTGGCTGATGATTTTGCGGCGCACTTTGAGCGTAGGCGTCAGCTCGCCCGATTCCACGCTCCAGAGGGCGGGCAGCAGCTCGATTTTCTTGATCTGCTCCCACTGGGCAAAGGCGGCATTGGTTTGCTGCACCAGCTGCTCGTAGAGCTGGCGTACCTGGGCGTGGGCGGCCAGGGCAGCATCGGAGAGGTCGGCAGGGAGCTGGTGCTGCCGGGCCCAGGCGCGCAGCTCGGTGAAGGCGGGCACCAGCAGGGCAGCGGCGTACTTTTCGCCCTCGCCCAGCACCATCACCTGCTCCACCAGCGGCGACTCCGACAGGCGCGACTCCAGCGGCTGCGGGGCCACATACTTGCCGTTAGAGGTCTTGAACATCTCCTTTTTGCGGTCCGTGATTTTGAGGAAGCGGCCCTGCACCAGCTCGCCGATGTCGCCGGTGTGCAGCCAGCCCTCGGCGTCGATGACTTCGGCCGTGAGGTCGGGGCGCTGGTAGTAGCCCTGCATCACGGAGGGCGAGCGGGTCAGGATTTCGCCGTCGGCGGCAATTTTTACTTCCACGCCCGGCAGTACCGGCCCCACGGCCCCGATGAGGTTGCCCTCGGGCACGGGCTGGCTGGCGGCAATAACGGGCGAGGTTTCCGTCATGCCGTAGCCTTCCATCACCCGGATGCCGGCGGCCCAGAACACCCGCGCCAGCCGCGGCTG containing:
- a CDS encoding NAD(P)-dependent oxidoreductase: MKIALIGATGFVGSRILAEALQRGHHVTALVRDPAKLAQTSDHLTVVTGDVTHVDETARQLAGHDVVINAFSAGWTNPNLYNDFLEGARAIEAATEKSGVARLVAIGGAGSLYINGQQLVDGPDFPADIKPGAQAARDYHNELKTNDTLDWTFLSPAIEMHPGIDTGRTGHYRLGTESPVFNEEGRSIMSGEDLAVVILDEVEQPKHSRQRFTAAY
- a CDS encoding MmcQ/YjbR family DNA-binding protein — its product is MNIEDFRDYCLLKAGVTEETPFGPETLVFKVGGKVFALTDIETFGSINLKCDPERAQELREQHEYVLPGYHMNKKHWNTVLIGTGAPERQLRELIDHSYDLVRASLPKKQRDELAATEQ
- a CDS encoding DUF6728 family protein is translated as MRKDLFNFGPMLGYFFRKNDPTRHTNFNLRTMHFINKLSMAMFLVGLIVLIYRWFIR
- a CDS encoding Rrf2 family transcriptional regulator, whose amino-acid sequence is MQISSRFSVAVHVLSLLALPEQDGVPLTSERMAGSVNTNPVVIRRILGQLKKAGLVEVRPASGGTFLTRQPATITLLEVYRAVEVVEAGQLFSVHDKPNPACLVGRHIQSALDDTLQRAQTALEQVLAHTTLQQVTTDIAAKALIS